Proteins encoded by one window of Chaetodon trifascialis isolate fChaTrf1 chromosome 15, fChaTrf1.hap1, whole genome shotgun sequence:
- the btbd17b gene encoding BTB/POZ domain-containing protein 17 isoform X1, whose amino-acid sequence MVRSCEQGIPARVYVGTLLLLIHFHSVTVRGAPMKQEVALDNGATVLNHSMSLVQRMEALLAMGNSSDVTLRVQTINTDEVKVIQAHSLVLTMQSDVFEELLLSRNNSAVVLRETPECAAVFDKFVRYLYCGDISVRLDQAISLHKLASKYHVWGLQQGLTQYMTQHLSSDSPTGHVVGWYNYALQIGDMALRDSCLQYLSWNLSSVLQSGEWGSISEDLLLSLLQRSDLILQTELELYEALEAWISQNQPVSTTVESALKAVRYGMIPPQHLFRLQKQSPLMLKYYESIRDLLYLAFQFHSASPIQLAKYFDVNCSIFTPRNYLSSSWGSPWVINNPTRDDRSFSFQTQLGPSGHDSSKRVTWNALFSPRWLPLSARSTYTELGAMQPTRTDGGRPRIIVTPATSSPDFAGVSFQKTVIVMARQQGKVVVRHVYNFHQSTEEAGDFLLDADLQRRASEYLIDSSLYLHIVIKPLYHTLLVARK is encoded by the exons ATGGTACGCTCATGTGAACAAGGGATCCCTGCCCGGGTCTATGTGGGCACCCTGCTTCTATTAATCCACTTCCACTCTGTCACAGTTAGAGGAG CTCCCATGAAGCAGGAGGTAGCATTAGACAACGGGGCCACGGTGCTGAATCACTCCATGAGCTTGGTGCAGCGTATGGAGGCCCTGCTGGCCATGGGgaacagcagtgatgtcaccCTCCGGGTGCAGACCATCAACACGGACGAGGTGAAGGTGATCCAGGCCCACAGCCTGGTTCTCACAATGCAGAGTGACGTGTTTGAGGAACTGCTGCTCAGCCGCAATAACAGCGCTGTGGTTTTGAGGGAGACGCCCGAGTGTGCAGCTGTCTTTGACAAGTTTGTCAG GTATCTGTACTGCGGTGACATCTCAGTGCGGCTAGATCAGGCCATTTCCCTGCACAAGCTGGCCAGCAAGTACCATGTGTGGGGCTTGCAACAGGGTCTGACCCAATATATGACCCAACATCTGTCTAGTGATTCGCCCACAGGCCATGTGGTTGGCTGGTACAATTATGCGCTACAAATTGGGGACATGGCCCTGAGGGACAGCTGCCTGCAGTACCTGTCCTGGAACCtatcctctgtgctgcagagcgGAGAATGGGGCTCCATCAGTGaagacctgctcctctccttgcTCCAGCGCTCTGACCTCATTCTGCAAACTGAGCTAGAGCTCTACGAGGCCCTGGAGGCCTGGATTAGCCAGAACCAGCCCGTCAGTACAACAGTGGAAAGTGCCCTAAAGGCTGTTCGATATGGAATGATCCCCCCTCAGCACCTCTTCCGTCTTCAGAAGCAATCCCCCCTCATGCTGAAGTATTACGAGTCCATCCGCGATCTACTCTATCTAGCTTTCCAATTTCACTCTGCCTCACCAATCCAACTGGCCAAGTACTTTGATGTCAACTGCAGTATTTTCACTCCCCGTAACTACCTGTCCTCCTCCTGGGGTTCCCCTTGGGTCATCAATAACCCCACCCGTGATGACCGCAGTTTCAGCTTCCAGACCCAGCTGGGGCCAAGCGGCCACGACTCCAGTAAGAGAGTAACCTGGAACGCCCTGTTCTCCCCTCGCTGGCTCCCGCTCAGCGCCAGGTCAACCTATACTGAGCTGGGCGCCATGCAGCCTACACGCACAGATGGAGGTCGACCTCGCATCATTGTGACACCAGCCACTTCTAGCCCAGACTTCGCCGGTGTGAGTTTCCAGAAGACGGTGATAGTGATGGCAAGACAGCAAGGAAAAGTGGTGGTTCGCCATGTCTACAACTTCCACCAAAGTACAGAGGAGGCTGGGGATTTCCTGCTGGATGCTGACCTGCAGCGCCGTGCATCAGAGTATCTAATTGACAGCTCCCTCTATCTGCACATTGTAATAAAACCTCTCTATCATACCCTCCTTGTTGCCAGGAAGTAA
- the btbd17b gene encoding BTB/POZ domain-containing protein 17 isoform X2, with the protein MKQEVALDNGATVLNHSMSLVQRMEALLAMGNSSDVTLRVQTINTDEVKVIQAHSLVLTMQSDVFEELLLSRNNSAVVLRETPECAAVFDKFVRYLYCGDISVRLDQAISLHKLASKYHVWGLQQGLTQYMTQHLSSDSPTGHVVGWYNYALQIGDMALRDSCLQYLSWNLSSVLQSGEWGSISEDLLLSLLQRSDLILQTELELYEALEAWISQNQPVSTTVESALKAVRYGMIPPQHLFRLQKQSPLMLKYYESIRDLLYLAFQFHSASPIQLAKYFDVNCSIFTPRNYLSSSWGSPWVINNPTRDDRSFSFQTQLGPSGHDSSKRVTWNALFSPRWLPLSARSTYTELGAMQPTRTDGGRPRIIVTPATSSPDFAGVSFQKTVIVMARQQGKVVVRHVYNFHQSTEEAGDFLLDADLQRRASEYLIDSSLYLHIVIKPLYHTLLVARK; encoded by the exons ATGAAGCAGGAGGTAGCATTAGACAACGGGGCCACGGTGCTGAATCACTCCATGAGCTTGGTGCAGCGTATGGAGGCCCTGCTGGCCATGGGgaacagcagtgatgtcaccCTCCGGGTGCAGACCATCAACACGGACGAGGTGAAGGTGATCCAGGCCCACAGCCTGGTTCTCACAATGCAGAGTGACGTGTTTGAGGAACTGCTGCTCAGCCGCAATAACAGCGCTGTGGTTTTGAGGGAGACGCCCGAGTGTGCAGCTGTCTTTGACAAGTTTGTCAG GTATCTGTACTGCGGTGACATCTCAGTGCGGCTAGATCAGGCCATTTCCCTGCACAAGCTGGCCAGCAAGTACCATGTGTGGGGCTTGCAACAGGGTCTGACCCAATATATGACCCAACATCTGTCTAGTGATTCGCCCACAGGCCATGTGGTTGGCTGGTACAATTATGCGCTACAAATTGGGGACATGGCCCTGAGGGACAGCTGCCTGCAGTACCTGTCCTGGAACCtatcctctgtgctgcagagcgGAGAATGGGGCTCCATCAGTGaagacctgctcctctccttgcTCCAGCGCTCTGACCTCATTCTGCAAACTGAGCTAGAGCTCTACGAGGCCCTGGAGGCCTGGATTAGCCAGAACCAGCCCGTCAGTACAACAGTGGAAAGTGCCCTAAAGGCTGTTCGATATGGAATGATCCCCCCTCAGCACCTCTTCCGTCTTCAGAAGCAATCCCCCCTCATGCTGAAGTATTACGAGTCCATCCGCGATCTACTCTATCTAGCTTTCCAATTTCACTCTGCCTCACCAATCCAACTGGCCAAGTACTTTGATGTCAACTGCAGTATTTTCACTCCCCGTAACTACCTGTCCTCCTCCTGGGGTTCCCCTTGGGTCATCAATAACCCCACCCGTGATGACCGCAGTTTCAGCTTCCAGACCCAGCTGGGGCCAAGCGGCCACGACTCCAGTAAGAGAGTAACCTGGAACGCCCTGTTCTCCCCTCGCTGGCTCCCGCTCAGCGCCAGGTCAACCTATACTGAGCTGGGCGCCATGCAGCCTACACGCACAGATGGAGGTCGACCTCGCATCATTGTGACACCAGCCACTTCTAGCCCAGACTTCGCCGGTGTGAGTTTCCAGAAGACGGTGATAGTGATGGCAAGACAGCAAGGAAAAGTGGTGGTTCGCCATGTCTACAACTTCCACCAAAGTACAGAGGAGGCTGGGGATTTCCTGCTGGATGCTGACCTGCAGCGCCGTGCATCAGAGTATCTAATTGACAGCTCCCTCTATCTGCACATTGTAATAAAACCTCTCTATCATACCCTCCTTGTTGCCAGGAAGTAA